In Chaetodon auriga isolate fChaAug3 chromosome 7, fChaAug3.hap1, whole genome shotgun sequence, a genomic segment contains:
- the tsku gene encoding tsukushi isoform X2 — protein MGLLLWFGLSLLASVQSSAVKNCHPGCHCEVESYGLFDSFSLTRVDCRGLGPSATMPVPIPLDTASLDLSSNAMGPLSDTMLAGPGYTTLVSLDLSNNHITKVSPNALSKLRYLETLDLSHNSLESLSPSCFSGLPLAEVDLSHNSFQEFDMDVFTTKVNGEPVSVDLSHNKLVSVSTTLHGRVLHIQSLNLSANRLLSVPRLAGLPLRYLNLDSNPITQIKEGAFAQLNDLVSLSISGLSELQEIEPHCFKGLQSLQVLDLSNNPKLKTLSPRVFSGLESLQELNLSGSGVASLPNNMLTHLPSIKSITLGEQIQCWRTQKQGQFHRQLGQVQHNEVLNCNVEGIVL, from the exons ATGGGGCTCCTCCTGTGGTTTGGCCTATCACTGCTGGCCTCGGTCCAGTCCAGTGCCGTCAAGAACTGCCACCCTGGTTGCCACTGTGAGGTGGAAAGCTATGGCCTGTTTGACAGCTTCAGTCTGACCAGGGTGGATTGCCGCGGGCTGGGACCCAGCGCCACCATGCCCGTCCCCATCCCACTGGACACCGCTTCATTAGACCTTTCCTCTAACGCCATGGGCCCGCTCAGCGACACCATGTTAGCTGGTCCAGGGTACACCACCCTCGTTAGCTTGGACCTAAGCAACAACCATATAACGAAG GTAAGCCCCAATGCTTTGTCCAAGCTGCGTTACCTGGAGACTCTGGATCTGAGCCACAACAGCTTGGAGAGCCTCTCCCCGAGCTGTTTCTCTGGCCTCCCTCTGGCTGAAGTTGACCTCAGCCACAACAGCTTCCAAGAGTTCGACATGGACGTGTTCACTACTAAAGTTAACGGCGAACCTGTCAGCGTGGATCTGTCTCATAACAAGCTCGTGTCGGTCTCCACGACTTTGCATGGACGAGTACTACACATTCAAAGCTTAAATCTGTCAGCAAATCGTCTGTTGAGCGTACCGAGACTGGCAGGACTTCCGTTAAGGTACCTCAATCTAGATAGTAACCCCATCACCCAAATCAAGGAGGGAGCTTTCGCTCAGTTGAATGATCTGGTTTCTTTATCCATCAGTGGCCTCAGTGAGCTTCAGGAAATTGAGCCGCACTGCTTCAAGGGCCTCCAGAGCCTGCAAGTCCTGGATCTCTCAAACAACCCCAAGCTCAAGACTCTGAGCCCTCGGGTTTTTAGCGGACTAGAGTCCTTGCAAGAGCTGAATCTGTCTGGCTCTGGTGTGGCATCCTTGCCAAATAACATGCTGACTCACTTGCCCAGTATTAAGAGTATTACACTGGGAGAACAAATCCAGTGCTGGAGGACCCAGAAGCAGGGACAGTTCCACCGGCAGCTGGGTCAGGTCCAACACAATGAGGTTCTGAACTGTAATGTGGAGGGCATTGTGTTGTGA
- the tsku gene encoding tsukushi isoform X1, giving the protein MEGTKNIMGLLLWFGLSLLASVQSSAVKNCHPGCHCEVESYGLFDSFSLTRVDCRGLGPSATMPVPIPLDTASLDLSSNAMGPLSDTMLAGPGYTTLVSLDLSNNHITKVSPNALSKLRYLETLDLSHNSLESLSPSCFSGLPLAEVDLSHNSFQEFDMDVFTTKVNGEPVSVDLSHNKLVSVSTTLHGRVLHIQSLNLSANRLLSVPRLAGLPLRYLNLDSNPITQIKEGAFAQLNDLVSLSISGLSELQEIEPHCFKGLQSLQVLDLSNNPKLKTLSPRVFSGLESLQELNLSGSGVASLPNNMLTHLPSIKSITLGEQIQCWRTQKQGQFHRQLGQVQHNEVLNCNVEGIVL; this is encoded by the exons AACATAATGGGGCTCCTCCTGTGGTTTGGCCTATCACTGCTGGCCTCGGTCCAGTCCAGTGCCGTCAAGAACTGCCACCCTGGTTGCCACTGTGAGGTGGAAAGCTATGGCCTGTTTGACAGCTTCAGTCTGACCAGGGTGGATTGCCGCGGGCTGGGACCCAGCGCCACCATGCCCGTCCCCATCCCACTGGACACCGCTTCATTAGACCTTTCCTCTAACGCCATGGGCCCGCTCAGCGACACCATGTTAGCTGGTCCAGGGTACACCACCCTCGTTAGCTTGGACCTAAGCAACAACCATATAACGAAG GTAAGCCCCAATGCTTTGTCCAAGCTGCGTTACCTGGAGACTCTGGATCTGAGCCACAACAGCTTGGAGAGCCTCTCCCCGAGCTGTTTCTCTGGCCTCCCTCTGGCTGAAGTTGACCTCAGCCACAACAGCTTCCAAGAGTTCGACATGGACGTGTTCACTACTAAAGTTAACGGCGAACCTGTCAGCGTGGATCTGTCTCATAACAAGCTCGTGTCGGTCTCCACGACTTTGCATGGACGAGTACTACACATTCAAAGCTTAAATCTGTCAGCAAATCGTCTGTTGAGCGTACCGAGACTGGCAGGACTTCCGTTAAGGTACCTCAATCTAGATAGTAACCCCATCACCCAAATCAAGGAGGGAGCTTTCGCTCAGTTGAATGATCTGGTTTCTTTATCCATCAGTGGCCTCAGTGAGCTTCAGGAAATTGAGCCGCACTGCTTCAAGGGCCTCCAGAGCCTGCAAGTCCTGGATCTCTCAAACAACCCCAAGCTCAAGACTCTGAGCCCTCGGGTTTTTAGCGGACTAGAGTCCTTGCAAGAGCTGAATCTGTCTGGCTCTGGTGTGGCATCCTTGCCAAATAACATGCTGACTCACTTGCCCAGTATTAAGAGTATTACACTGGGAGAACAAATCCAGTGCTGGAGGACCCAGAAGCAGGGACAGTTCCACCGGCAGCTGGGTCAGGTCCAACACAATGAGGTTCTGAACTGTAATGTGGAGGGCATTGTGTTGTGA